A region of Myxococcus stipitatus DSM 14675 DNA encodes the following proteins:
- a CDS encoding sigma-70 family RNA polymerase sigma factor, whose product MHRSRFHSFVQHWPASAMSGVDESLLEALLTSWVSTGRQAWPEVALAEEDFLRHLAQRLVPGDVSSLTSEEVPVADLYLACACARGLPAAHAALERHFLSKVARAVSRVRGGGVDAEEVLQQLRQRLLTAEGRTEPRIAEYRGTAPLSAWLRAAAVRTALNLQRAEGRRARVEQEAEGAVLGGDVELDYLRRRHHQDFREALVVAVASLSPRERTVLRLHVVEGVNLERIGAMYRTHKSTVSRWVAHARQTLLARVRESLAERLQLSLGELNSLMLAVGGQLDLSLPGLLRESA is encoded by the coding sequence ATGCATCGCAGCCGCTTCCACTCCTTCGTCCAGCACTGGCCAGCATCGGCGATGAGCGGCGTGGACGAGTCCCTGCTGGAGGCGCTGCTGACGTCGTGGGTTTCCACAGGGCGTCAGGCGTGGCCGGAGGTGGCGCTCGCGGAGGAGGACTTCCTGCGGCACCTGGCCCAGCGGCTGGTGCCGGGAGATGTGTCCTCGCTGACGTCGGAGGAGGTCCCCGTGGCGGACCTCTATCTCGCGTGTGCCTGCGCCAGGGGACTCCCCGCGGCGCACGCGGCGTTGGAGCGGCACTTCCTCTCGAAGGTGGCGCGAGCGGTCTCCCGGGTCCGAGGGGGCGGCGTGGACGCGGAGGAGGTGCTCCAGCAGTTGCGCCAGCGGCTGCTCACCGCGGAGGGGAGGACCGAGCCGCGCATCGCGGAGTACCGGGGGACCGCGCCGCTGTCCGCGTGGTTGCGAGCGGCGGCGGTGCGCACGGCGCTCAACCTCCAGCGCGCGGAGGGGCGGCGCGCCAGGGTGGAGCAGGAGGCGGAAGGGGCGGTGCTGGGGGGAGACGTCGAGTTGGACTACCTCCGGCGGCGTCACCACCAGGACTTCCGCGAGGCCCTGGTGGTGGCGGTCGCGAGCCTCTCTCCGCGAGAGCGCACGGTGCTGCGGCTGCATGTGGTGGAGGGGGTGAACCTGGAGCGCATCGGCGCGATGTACCGCACGCACAAGTCCACGGTGTCGCGCTGGGTGGCGCACGCGAGGCAGACATTGCTGGCGCGGGTGCGTGAGTCCCTGGCGGAGCGCCTCCAGTTGTCGCTCGGCGAGCTGAACAGCCTGATGCTCGCGGTGGGCGGGCAGCTGGACCTCAGCCTCCCGGGTCTGCTGAGAGAATCCGCGTAG
- a CDS encoding pilus assembly protein N-terminal domain-containing protein: MRNGLKGLAVLASLLMGTSALAEERIELKVGAHHVLTVKGLNKVALGDPETAEVKTLGAGKLDIQGKAEGTTQLLVWSAGGKKEAYTLVVTKDGAKPATETK; the protein is encoded by the coding sequence ATGCGGAACGGACTGAAGGGACTCGCCGTGTTGGCGTCGCTGCTGATGGGAACGAGCGCGCTGGCGGAGGAGCGCATCGAGCTGAAGGTGGGGGCCCACCATGTGCTCACCGTGAAGGGGCTGAACAAGGTGGCGCTGGGAGACCCTGAAACGGCGGAGGTGAAGACGCTGGGGGCGGGCAAGCTCGACATCCAGGGCAAGGCGGAGGGGACCACCCAACTGCTGGTGTGGAGCGCCGGTGGCAAGAAGGAGGCGTACACGCTGGTGGTGACGAAGGACGGCGCGAAGCCCGCCACCGAGACGAAATAG
- a CDS encoding protein kinase domain-containing protein, translating into MSPVPPPPSCPDENVLAAFASGALPPVDISGVAAHLDACEDCRALVAVVAAEDSLTDVNPHSQVSTPAGHLTHALLREGTRLGPYVLRELLGVGGMGVVYAAEDPRLARRVAVKLLRPMAESEEGEGRTRLSREAQAMARLSHPNVLPVFELGASDGCDYLVMEWVEGTTLAGWLRERERSWEEVLETFLAAGAGLVAAHREGLVHRDFKPSNVLVGKDGRARVMDFGLARRWRSGDPAAPVAPSTSPTDLEQTVLTREGAAPGTPAYMSPEQRQGLAVDARSDQYSFCVALHEALHGERPSEALARRSSKVPRHLQAALAQGLAREPSARHSSMEALLQALSTPATAKSPRWGWGAVALGVVLGLALWKWRGDEWVPLGDSETSAFHQEVEAARKGGGNIFFPLVMGEPRTLELSNLSRIAIGQQGLVNIQTVENGLLLTPLESGASHLLVWTRAGERRLYTVSVSGK; encoded by the coding sequence ATGAGCCCGGTGCCACCTCCTCCCTCCTGTCCCGATGAGAACGTGCTCGCGGCCTTCGCGAGCGGAGCGCTGCCCCCGGTGGACATCTCCGGCGTGGCCGCGCACCTGGATGCCTGCGAGGACTGCCGGGCCCTGGTCGCGGTGGTGGCGGCCGAGGACTCCCTGACGGACGTGAACCCCCACTCCCAGGTGTCCACACCCGCCGGACACCTGACGCACGCGCTGCTTCGAGAGGGGACTCGGCTGGGCCCCTACGTCCTGCGAGAGCTGCTGGGCGTGGGGGGCATGGGCGTGGTGTACGCGGCGGAGGACCCGAGGCTGGCGCGCAGGGTGGCGGTGAAGCTGCTGCGCCCCATGGCCGAAAGCGAAGAGGGAGAGGGCCGCACGCGCTTGTCCCGAGAGGCCCAGGCCATGGCGCGCCTCTCCCATCCCAACGTGCTGCCTGTCTTCGAGCTGGGCGCCTCGGATGGCTGTGATTACCTGGTGATGGAGTGGGTGGAGGGGACGACGCTCGCGGGCTGGCTGCGGGAGCGCGAGCGCTCCTGGGAGGAGGTGCTGGAGACGTTCCTCGCGGCGGGAGCGGGCCTCGTGGCGGCGCATCGCGAGGGCCTGGTGCATCGCGACTTCAAGCCCTCCAACGTGCTCGTGGGCAAGGATGGCCGCGCACGGGTGATGGACTTCGGCCTGGCCCGGCGATGGCGGAGCGGAGACCCCGCCGCACCCGTCGCGCCTTCCACCTCGCCCACGGACCTCGAGCAGACGGTCCTCACCCGCGAAGGCGCCGCGCCAGGGACCCCCGCGTACATGTCTCCCGAGCAGCGCCAGGGCCTTGCCGTGGACGCGCGAAGCGACCAGTACAGCTTCTGCGTCGCGCTCCACGAAGCGCTTCACGGAGAGCGTCCCTCGGAGGCACTCGCGCGGAGGTCCTCGAAGGTGCCTCGACACCTCCAGGCCGCGCTGGCCCAAGGTCTCGCGAGGGAGCCCTCCGCGCGCCATTCCTCGATGGAGGCCTTGCTCCAAGCGCTCTCGACACCCGCGACAGCGAAGTCACCGCGGTGGGGCTGGGGGGCGGTGGCCCTGGGAGTCGTCCTGGGGCTCGCCCTGTGGAAGTGGCGCGGGGACGAATGGGTGCCCCTGGGGGACTCGGAGACCTCGGCTTTCCACCAGGAGGTCGAGGCCGCGAGGAAGGGGGGCGGCAACATCTTCTTCCCGCTGGTGATGGGGGAGCCGCGTACGCTGGAGCTCTCGAACCTGTCGCGCATCGCCATCGGGCAGCAGGGACTGGTGAATATTCAGACCGTGGAGAATGGCCTGCTCCTCACCCCGCTGGAGTCCGGTGCCTCGCACCTGCTGGTGTGGACCCGAGCGGGCGAGCGGCGCCTGTACACAGTCTCTGTTTCCGGGAAGTGA